One Nymphaea colorata isolate Beijing-Zhang1983 unplaced genomic scaffold, ASM883128v2 scaffold0368, whole genome shotgun sequence genomic region harbors:
- the LOC116244896 gene encoding LOW QUALITY PROTEIN: DNA replication licensing factor mcm7-like (The sequence of the model RefSeq protein was modified relative to this genomic sequence to represent the inferred CDS: inserted 1 base in 1 codon; substituted 1 base at 1 genomic stop codon), translating into MSITESQLNEVRGIRASLDEDTLFTRMASSIAPEIFGMELVKKALLLLMAGGVTKETHDNLKIRGEINIALIGDPGIAKSQLLKHISFLAPRAVYTTGKGSSGVGLTAAIVSDPYTKELSLEAGALVLADMGICCIDEFDKMEEYDRTAIHEVMEQQTVSIXKAGITTTLNARTSILAAANPLYGRYNRHETVHKNINLPAALLSRFDLIFILLDESKQDRDLAMARHIGMVHKLRKSTDDSXNLFRPEFLRTYIALSKSYNPTISPELHQLLINKYIEMRKDQQSIKHKGDKYTTTRSLLALIRLCQARMIRDLCKYASELSIDMDALKKRVLSRGYSEEQLNETIDNYLKLNLLMCENHVITLIDG; encoded by the exons ATGAGCATCACCGAGAGCCAGCTGAACGAGGTGCGGGGCATCCGCGCCAGTCTCGACGAGGACACGCTCTTCACGCGCATGGCCAGCTCGATCGCCCCCGAGATCTTCGGCATGGAGCTGGTCAAGAAGGCGCTCCTGCTGCTGATGGCCGGCGGAGTCACCAAGGAGACCCACGACAACCTCAAGATCAGGGGCGAAATCAACATCGCCCTCATCGGCGACCCCGGAATCGCCAAGTCGCAGCTCCTCAAGCACATCTCCTTCCTCGCTCCAAGGGCAGTTTACACCACTGGAAAGGGAAGCTCAGGAGTGGGCCTGACTGCAGCGATAGTGAGCGACCCTTACACGAAGGAGCTTTCGCTGGAGGCGGGCGCCTTGGTGCTTGCGGACATGGGGATCTGCTGCATCGACGAGTTCGACAAGATGGAGGAGTACGACCGGACGGCCATCCACGAGGTGATGGAGCAGCAGACGGTCTCCA GCAAGGCCGGCATCACCACCACCCTCAACGCCCGCACCTCCATCCTCGCCGCCGCCAACCCGCTCTACGGCCGCTACAACAGGCACGAGACAGTCCACAAGAACATCAACCTGCCCGCCGCCCTGCTCTCCCGCTTCGACCTCATCTTCATCCTGCTCGACGAGTCCAAGCAGGACAGGGACCTGGCGATGGCGAGGCACATCGGCATGGTCCACAAGCTGAGGAAGTCGACCGACGATTCCTAGAACCTGTTCCGTCCTGAGTTCCTGAGGACCTACATCGCCCTCTCGAAGAGCTACAACCCCACCATTTCCCCCGAGCTGCACCAGCTGCTGATCAACAAGTACATCGAGATGCGGAAGGACCAGCAGTCCATCAAGCACAAGGGGGACAAGTACACCACCACCAGGAGCCTGCTCGCCCTCATACGGCTTTGCCAGGCAAGA ATGATCCGGGACCTGTGCAAGTACGCTTCGGAGCTGAGCATCGACATGGACGCCCTGAAGAAGCGGGTGCTGAGCAGGGGCTACTCCGAGGAGCAGCTGAACGAGACCATCGACAACTACCTCAAGCTCAACCT